From the genome of Rhizobium sp. NXC24, one region includes:
- the tnpB gene encoding IS66 family insertion sequence element accessory protein TnpB (TnpB, as the term is used for proteins encoded by IS66 family insertion elements, is considered an accessory protein, since TnpC, encoded by a neighboring gene, is a DDE family transposase.), translating into MIGPGTGVRVYIACGVTDMRKGIEGLAALAQDVLRQKPTGGAVFAFRGKRGDRLKLLYFDGQGFCLYYKILQKGRFPWPLAADGAARLTSAQLAMLWEGIDWRRPDWGVPPARVG; encoded by the coding sequence ATGATCGGGCCTGGGACAGGTGTTCGGGTTTATATCGCCTGCGGTGTCACGGACATGCGCAAGGGGATAGAGGGGCTGGCTGCTCTTGCCCAGGATGTGCTGCGCCAGAAGCCGACGGGAGGTGCGGTCTTCGCGTTTCGGGGCAAGCGGGGCGACCGTTTGAAGCTATTGTATTTTGACGGCCAGGGGTTCTGCCTTTATTACAAAATCTTGCAGAAAGGGCGGTTTCCATGGCCCTTGGCAGCAGATGGAGCAGCCCGGTTGACGTCTGCTCAACTGGCAATGCTGTGGGAAGGGATTGATTGGCGACGGCCCGACTGGGGCGTTCCTCCGGCCCGTGTCGGTTGA
- a CDS encoding transposase codes for MRVEILGDERRRRWSDESKLEVVLSVGVDGASVTEVARRYSVTRQQVYTWRRELRKKGLLSPPSTTVFLPLDMPPAGDSKEARAFEGMQVLPAMMELQLRCGRSLRFSGDVDVVALKRLIRAIEAA; via the coding sequence ATGCGCGTGGAAATTCTCGGCGATGAACGTCGCCGACGTTGGAGTGATGAGAGCAAGCTGGAGGTCGTGCTGTCGGTAGGCGTCGACGGCGCGTCGGTGACAGAGGTGGCGCGCCGGTATTCGGTCACGCGGCAGCAGGTTTACACCTGGCGGCGTGAATTGCGGAAGAAGGGCCTGCTGTCGCCGCCGTCGACGACGGTGTTTCTGCCGCTGGACATGCCGCCGGCAGGGGACAGCAAAGAGGCTCGGGCTTTTGAAGGCATGCAGGTTTTGCCTGCAATGATGGAATTGCAACTGCGCTGCGGACGAAGCCTTCGCTTCAGTGGCGATGTTGATGTGGTTGCACTGAAGCGCCTGATCCGGGCAATCGAGGCGGCATGA
- a CDS encoding DUF6429 family protein has translation MEIDEDKIDDTVLALLWLTLHNERCAWKGFEWATTDRLYQKGLIGDPVNKSKSLVLTDEGLRRSEELFRKLFTRQPGFPSP, from the coding sequence ATGGAGATCGACGAGGACAAAATTGACGACACGGTGCTGGCGTTGCTATGGCTGACGCTTCACAACGAGCGTTGCGCCTGGAAGGGGTTTGAGTGGGCGACGACTGATCGCTTGTATCAGAAAGGCCTGATCGGCGATCCGGTGAACAAGTCGAAGTCACTGGTGCTGACGGACGAGGGTCTGCGCCGGTCGGAAGAGCTGTTTCGGAAACTGTTTACGCGGCAGCCGGGATTTCCATCGCCTTGA
- a CDS encoding IS66 family transposase: MSLPPLSLPDDLASAHAALLAEREARLQAEAEATKAKAELSSIEALNAHLQLLIAKLERDKHGPSRERTQRLIDQMELQLEELVADATEDELASEAASAKSQTVRAFTRKRPVRKPWPDNIERERVVIEAPGACIHCGSERLSKLGEDTTETLEEIPRRFKVVETVRDKFTCRECGCISQAPAPFHATPRGFLGPNLLATIVFDKFSEHQPLNRQSRRFRSEGIDLSTQTLADQVGYVSAAVKPLFDLIETHVFAAERLHGDDTTIPILAKGQCITGRIWTYVCDDRPFGGQSPPAAVFYASSDRRGEHPQRHLAEFKGILQADCYNGFNPLFDRTKKQIPVTPAFCFAHARRKFFELADVSRSARRGKGARPVSATALEAVKRIDALFAIERDINGTSAEERLAVRQEKSKPLLIELEAWLRQEQEGLSRSSPVIEPINYMLSRWVDFARYADDGRICMTNNAAERALRGVACGRKNWSFAGSDRGADRAAIMLTLITTARLNDIDPKVWLADVLARIAELPVSRLHELLPWEWKVIKAMEIPAAA, from the coding sequence ATGTCATTGCCACCGCTTTCCCTTCCGGACGATCTTGCCAGCGCCCACGCCGCGCTGCTGGCGGAACGCGAGGCGCGGTTGCAGGCGGAGGCCGAAGCGACCAAAGCCAAGGCAGAGCTTTCCAGCATCGAGGCGCTCAACGCCCATCTGCAATTGCTGATCGCCAAGTTGGAACGCGACAAACACGGTCCGAGCCGGGAGCGCACCCAGCGGCTGATCGACCAGATGGAATTGCAGCTCGAAGAGCTGGTCGCCGACGCGACCGAGGACGAGCTTGCGTCCGAAGCGGCCTCTGCCAAAAGCCAGACCGTTCGGGCCTTCACTCGCAAGCGGCCGGTGCGCAAACCCTGGCCGGACAATATCGAGCGGGAACGTGTCGTCATCGAAGCTCCTGGCGCCTGCATCCATTGCGGTAGCGAACGGCTGTCGAAGCTGGGCGAGGATACTACCGAGACGCTGGAGGAGATCCCACGCCGCTTCAAGGTGGTCGAGACCGTCCGGGATAAGTTTACTTGCCGGGAGTGCGGCTGCATCAGCCAGGCGCCGGCGCCGTTCCATGCCACACCGCGCGGCTTTCTCGGCCCCAACCTTCTCGCCACTATAGTCTTCGACAAATTCTCCGAGCATCAGCCGCTCAACCGCCAGAGCCGGCGTTTCCGCAGCGAGGGAATTGATCTGTCCACCCAGACGCTTGCCGACCAGGTTGGCTACGTCAGCGCCGCCGTCAAGCCGCTCTTCGATCTCATCGAGACGCACGTGTTTGCGGCCGAGCGATTGCATGGCGACGACACCACTATCCCGATTCTCGCCAAAGGGCAGTGCATCACCGGCCGGATCTGGACCTACGTTTGCGACGATAGGCCCTTTGGGGGACAGTCGCCACCGGCCGCCGTCTTCTACGCCTCCAGCGACCGGCGTGGCGAACATCCACAACGACATCTGGCCGAGTTCAAAGGCATTCTGCAAGCTGACTGCTATAATGGCTTCAATCCGCTCTTTGATCGTACGAAGAAACAAATACCGGTGACGCCGGCTTTCTGTTTTGCCCACGCGCGCCGGAAGTTCTTCGAGCTGGCCGACGTCTCTCGCAGTGCGCGCCGCGGTAAAGGCGCACGGCCTGTCTCGGCGACGGCGTTGGAAGCGGTTAAACGCATCGACGCGTTGTTTGCCATCGAGCGCGATATCAACGGCACAAGCGCCGAGGAGCGGCTTGCCGTGCGCCAGGAAAAGAGCAAGCCGCTGCTCATCGAGTTGGAGGCCTGGTTGCGCCAGGAACAGGAGGGCCTCTCACGCTCCTCACCGGTCATCGAACCGATCAACTACATGCTGTCGCGCTGGGTCGATTTTGCCAGATACGCCGATGACGGCAGGATTTGCATGACGAATAACGCGGCGGAAAGAGCCCTGCGCGGCGTGGCTTGCGGCAGAAAAAATTGGAGCTTCGCCGGTTCCGATCGCGGCGCCGACCGGGCCGCCATCATGCTGACCCTGATTACGACGGCTCGCCTCAACGACATCGATCCAAAGGTCTGGCTTGCCGACGTGCTGGCCCGCATCGCCGAGCTTCCCGTCTCCCGCCTGCATGAGCTCTTGCCTTGGGAGTGGAAGGTGATCAAGGCGATGGAAATCCCGGCTGCCGCGTAA
- the tnpB gene encoding IS66 family insertion sequence element accessory protein TnpB (TnpB, as the term is used for proteins encoded by IS66 family insertion elements, is considered an accessory protein, since TnpC, encoded by a neighboring gene, is a DDE family transposase.), which produces MNPFPMGTGVKVWLATGHTDMRCGFPSLALRVQEVLKHDPLGGHLFCFRGRRGDLVKLIWHDGQGACLFTKKLERGRFIWPNVEGGAVAISAAQLSYLLSGIDWRAPQETWRPTRV; this is translated from the coding sequence ATGAACCCGTTTCCGATGGGAACGGGGGTCAAGGTGTGGCTGGCGACGGGACATACAGACATGCGGTGCGGCTTTCCTTCGCTGGCCCTTCGGGTGCAGGAGGTGTTGAAACATGACCCTCTGGGCGGTCATCTGTTCTGCTTCAGGGGTCGACGAGGTGATCTGGTAAAATTAATTTGGCATGACGGCCAAGGCGCCTGCCTGTTCACGAAAAAATTGGAGCGCGGGCGGTTTATCTGGCCCAATGTTGAAGGCGGCGCCGTCGCGATCTCGGCCGCACAGCTTTCTTATTTGCTGTCGGGAATTGACTGGCGGGCGCCGCAGGAAACCTGGCGTCCGACACGGGTTTGA
- a CDS encoding transposase, protein MDLRNDLTGHFSRMEIVDSGRRRRFTDEAKLAIVAESYNGPRQVTATAQRHGITRWQLNAWRRAAREGRLVPRSANGFVPAIVVTEPNVANTPPAATVAVPPSVTAPGRMEVVSANGRRVIVGRDVDVDVLLRLICGLETLR, encoded by the coding sequence ATGGACTTGAGGAATGATCTCACCGGGCATTTCAGCCGGATGGAGATTGTCGATAGCGGGCGTCGCCGGCGTTTCACGGATGAAGCGAAGCTGGCGATCGTGGCTGAGAGTTATAACGGCCCGCGACAGGTGACGGCCACGGCGCAGCGTCATGGGATCACGCGCTGGCAGTTGAATGCCTGGCGCAGGGCCGCGCGGGAAGGACGGCTTGTCCCCCGCTCGGCGAACGGATTTGTTCCAGCGATCGTTGTTACCGAGCCTAATGTTGCGAATACGCCACCTGCGGCGACTGTCGCTGTGCCGCCTTCTGTCACCGCGCCCGGTCGCATGGAGGTGGTGAGTGCGAACGGCCGGCGTGTGATCGTCGGTCGGGATGTCGACGTGGACGTCCTGCTGCGGCTCATTTGTGGTCTGGAGACGTTGCGATGA
- a CDS encoding NAD(P)-dependent oxidoreductase: MKIAVSGATGFVGRHVVARLLNDGHDIVAIARDASKATKMPWADPVTFLAFDLYREPEAMASRMERPDIFVHLAWPGLPDYRGLFNLTHNLGAEIALFRWLIEWGVPHLVVAGTCLEYGLQFGPLAEYAETRPTTPYGLAKDTLRKTLQLMQNTQSFTLQWMRLFYMYGPGQSERSLLSQLDKALAEKRPTFDMSPGDQLRDYLPIEEVAERFARVIAQTEISGIINCCSGRPISVLDLVERHLQANSGSIHLNRGVYSYPDYEALAFWGVPEKLKALGFR, translated from the coding sequence ATGAAAATCGCGGTTTCAGGCGCCACGGGCTTTGTGGGCAGGCATGTTGTGGCACGCCTCCTTAATGATGGGCACGATATCGTGGCGATCGCTCGGGATGCGAGTAAAGCGACTAAAATGCCGTGGGCAGACCCGGTAACGTTTTTGGCTTTCGATTTATATCGCGAGCCAGAAGCAATGGCGTCGCGAATGGAGCGCCCTGACATATTCGTTCATCTCGCCTGGCCAGGTCTTCCCGACTATCGCGGTCTATTTAACCTGACGCACAATCTCGGCGCAGAGATAGCTTTGTTCCGCTGGCTTATTGAATGGGGCGTACCTCATTTGGTCGTCGCTGGAACCTGTCTCGAATACGGGCTGCAATTCGGCCCCTTGGCCGAATATGCAGAGACACGTCCAACTACGCCCTATGGTCTTGCTAAGGATACACTTCGCAAGACGCTTCAGCTTATGCAGAACACTCAATCGTTCACGTTGCAGTGGATGCGGCTGTTCTACATGTATGGACCTGGCCAATCAGAACGAAGCCTTCTGTCGCAGCTTGATAAGGCGCTCGCAGAGAAGCGGCCCACGTTTGATATGTCACCCGGCGATCAGCTTCGCGACTATCTTCCTATTGAGGAGGTGGCCGAGCGTTTCGCACGCGTGATCGCGCAAACGGAGATTTCGGGCATCATCAATTGCTGCAGCGGCCGCCCCATTTCTGTGCTCGATCTAGTCGAGCGGCATCTTCAGGCAAACTCAGGCTCCATTCATTTGAACCGTGGAGTTTATTCCTATCCCGACTATGAAGCGCTCGCTTTCTGGGGTGTGCCGGAAAAATTGAAGGCTCTTGGTTTTCGATAA
- a CDS encoding class I SAM-dependent methyltransferase yields the protein MKCRHCANELKFVFLDLGHAPASNDYLNAEQLTQSEIHNPLRLFVCEECWLVETDDYKKAEDLFARDYAYFSSTSQSWLRHAQAYCDMIENRLQLSSSSFVIEVASNDGYLLKNFVAKGIPCLGVEPTDSTADAAEKLGVPTLRKFFGTETARALVNEGQSADLICGNNVYAHVPDINDFTAGLEIVLKPGGTVTLEFPHLMRLIESVQFDTVYHEHFSYLSLGTVKRIFERAGLRLLDVEEIPTHGGSLRVYGCRTADSRATSPRVSELLEREEKFGLKKLDTYLDFQQKADVIKNDFLSFLLEQKKNGKVVAAYGAAAKGNTLMNYAGLKTDLVQFVCDAAPSKQGKFMPGSHIPILHPDELAKRKPDWVVILPWNIAAEVVETQSAVRAWGGKFVVAIPTLTVLP from the coding sequence ATGAAGTGCCGCCATTGTGCAAACGAACTGAAGTTTGTTTTCCTGGACCTCGGTCATGCTCCAGCCTCAAATGACTACTTGAACGCAGAACAGCTTACGCAATCTGAAATACACAATCCGTTGCGCCTGTTTGTTTGTGAGGAGTGCTGGCTGGTCGAAACCGACGATTACAAGAAGGCAGAAGATCTTTTCGCACGCGACTACGCATATTTCTCGTCAACATCGCAAAGCTGGCTTCGTCATGCCCAGGCTTATTGCGACATGATTGAGAATCGCCTGCAACTGTCATCGTCGAGCTTCGTGATTGAGGTCGCTTCCAATGACGGGTATCTCCTGAAGAACTTCGTTGCAAAGGGAATTCCATGCCTCGGCGTAGAGCCGACGGACAGCACGGCAGATGCAGCCGAAAAGCTTGGCGTGCCCACGCTTAGAAAGTTTTTTGGAACGGAAACCGCGCGCGCCTTGGTGAATGAGGGGCAATCGGCAGACCTCATTTGCGGCAATAATGTCTATGCGCATGTGCCCGATATCAACGACTTCACAGCCGGCCTCGAAATTGTGCTGAAACCGGGCGGAACAGTAACGCTCGAATTTCCACATTTGATGCGTCTGATAGAGAGTGTTCAGTTTGATACTGTGTATCACGAGCATTTTTCCTACCTTTCGCTTGGGACCGTAAAGCGCATCTTTGAGCGGGCTGGTCTGCGTCTTCTCGATGTGGAGGAAATTCCTACCCATGGCGGAAGTCTGCGCGTGTATGGATGCCGCACGGCGGATTCCCGTGCCACTTCACCGCGCGTGTCAGAATTGCTGGAGCGTGAAGAGAAGTTCGGCCTGAAGAAGCTCGACACCTATCTTGACTTCCAGCAAAAGGCCGACGTTATCAAGAACGACTTTCTTTCCTTCCTGCTGGAGCAGAAAAAGAACGGCAAGGTGGTGGCGGCATATGGCGCAGCTGCCAAAGGCAATACGTTGATGAACTATGCGGGGCTCAAGACGGACCTCGTGCAGTTTGTATGCGATGCCGCTCCGTCGAAGCAGGGAAAGTTTATGCCAGGGAGCCATATACCGATTCTGCATCCCGATGAATTGGCGAAGCGTAAGCCAGACTGGGTCGTGATTTTGCCCTGGAATATTGCCGCGGAGGTCGTCGAAACACAGTCTGCGGTTCGTGCCTGGGGTGGTAAGTTCGTCGTTGCCATCCCCACGCTGACTGTTCTGCCATGA
- the rfbC gene encoding dTDP-4-dehydrorhamnose 3,5-epimerase gives MKLTKTKIEGLFVAESTIIGDSRGTFSRVYCQNELEPAIGDRTIRQANVSMTAAVGTVRGMHYQHAPRAEMKIVRCIEGRVFDIAVDLRRGSSTFLQWYGVELSPENGLAFVIPEGCAHGFQVLEENSRLLYLHTEFYSPEHEGGVRYNDPRVGIEWPLPPVHLSSRDVSHPLLDENFHGVDL, from the coding sequence ATGAAACTGACGAAAACTAAAATTGAAGGCCTATTCGTCGCGGAAAGCACGATCATCGGCGATTCGCGTGGGACATTTTCGCGGGTCTATTGCCAAAACGAACTCGAACCTGCGATTGGCGATCGAACAATTCGTCAGGCGAACGTTTCGATGACCGCTGCCGTTGGCACCGTGCGCGGTATGCATTATCAACACGCCCCGCGGGCCGAGATGAAAATTGTTCGGTGCATTGAGGGGCGGGTTTTTGATATTGCTGTCGACCTCCGGCGCGGTTCTTCCACTTTTTTACAATGGTACGGCGTAGAACTTTCTCCTGAGAATGGCCTCGCTTTTGTGATCCCCGAGGGCTGCGCACACGGGTTTCAGGTGCTGGAAGAAAACTCGCGCCTTCTATATCTGCACACGGAATTTTATTCCCCGGAACACGAAGGCGGCGTCCGGTATAACGATCCCCGCGTGGGCATAGAATGGCCGTTGCCACCAGTTCATCTTTCATCCAGGGATGTGAGCCATCCCCTTCTTGACGAAAATTTCCATGGAGTCGACCTATGA
- the rfbG gene encoding CDP-glucose 4,6-dehydratase produces the protein MFGNIYKNRKVFITGHTGFKGSWLCLWLRKLGAEPVGLALAPETEPNHWDLLGLDMPSHFVDIRDRNAVRDVIAASQAEIVFHLAAQPLVRRSYREPIETWDINVTGTVNVLDACRASETVKAIVAVTTDKCYENNEWVWGYRETDRLGGHDPYSASKAAAEIAAASYRRSFLEKGGQLLATARAGNVIGGGDWSEDRLIPDLVRAAKAGQKLEIRSPSATRPWQHVLECLAGYLMLGKALLSGDSTAAEAWNFGPDKEGNRPVIQVLEAMKEEWPVVEWFYPATQQPHEANLLYLDSSRARERLEWRPVLSFPETVELTISWYREFIENGNVPSAGQLERYCTLASTRGIAWSGDVE, from the coding sequence ATGTTCGGCAACATTTACAAAAACCGGAAGGTTTTCATCACGGGCCATACTGGTTTCAAGGGAAGCTGGCTCTGCCTTTGGCTTCGCAAGCTTGGTGCAGAACCCGTGGGGCTTGCATTGGCGCCGGAAACTGAGCCGAACCATTGGGATCTGCTTGGCTTGGATATGCCGTCTCACTTCGTCGATATTCGCGATCGGAACGCCGTTCGCGATGTTATCGCAGCCAGCCAGGCAGAAATTGTGTTCCATCTAGCTGCACAGCCGCTCGTGCGGCGTTCATATCGCGAACCAATCGAGACTTGGGATATCAATGTCACCGGAACGGTTAACGTCCTGGATGCGTGTCGCGCCAGCGAGACGGTAAAGGCTATTGTCGCTGTGACAACAGATAAGTGTTACGAAAACAATGAATGGGTCTGGGGCTACCGCGAAACCGATCGCTTAGGCGGCCATGATCCCTATAGTGCGTCCAAGGCGGCCGCGGAGATTGCAGCGGCGAGTTATCGCCGTTCGTTTTTGGAAAAGGGCGGTCAGCTTCTCGCGACTGCACGGGCGGGAAATGTCATCGGCGGCGGTGATTGGTCTGAAGACCGGTTGATCCCCGACCTTGTTCGCGCGGCGAAAGCTGGGCAGAAGCTGGAAATCCGGTCTCCCTCTGCTACACGCCCTTGGCAGCATGTACTCGAATGCCTCGCCGGCTATCTCATGTTGGGAAAAGCACTGCTCAGCGGTGACAGCACGGCTGCGGAGGCTTGGAATTTCGGCCCTGACAAAGAAGGCAATCGTCCGGTTATCCAAGTGCTTGAAGCGATGAAGGAGGAGTGGCCGGTCGTGGAATGGTTCTATCCTGCCACGCAGCAGCCACACGAAGCAAATCTTCTTTACCTCGACAGCAGCAGGGCACGGGAGCGGTTGGAGTGGCGGCCCGTGTTATCTTTTCCGGAGACCGTCGAACTGACAATCTCCTGGTATCGGGAGTTCATCGAAAACGGCAACGTGCCATCGGCCGGCCAACTGGAGCGTTATTGCACACTTGCATCGACGCGAGGCATAGCTTGGTCCGGGGATGTCGAATGA
- the rfbF gene encoding glucose-1-phosphate cytidylyltransferase has translation MKAVILAGGYGTRISEESHLRPKPMIEIGGKPILWHIMKMYSHHGINDFIICLGYKGYIIKEYFSNYFLHTSDVTFRMQSNDIEIHQRNAEPWNVTLIDTGEKSMTGGRLKRVAHYLNGDTFCFTYGDGVSDIDITALIAHHRGAGRKATVTAIQPPGRYGSLLIENGAVQQFQEKPAGDGVWINGGFFVLEPSAVSYIEGDLTIWEQEPLQTLARENQLSAYKHTGFWQAMDTLREKNLLEDMWASGHAPWKSW, from the coding sequence ATGAAAGCGGTCATTTTGGCGGGTGGATATGGGACACGGATAAGCGAGGAGTCGCATCTGCGTCCAAAGCCGATGATCGAGATCGGCGGCAAGCCAATCTTATGGCACATCATGAAGATGTACTCCCACCATGGCATCAATGATTTCATTATTTGCCTCGGTTATAAGGGATATATAATCAAGGAATATTTTTCGAATTATTTCCTCCATACGTCTGACGTCACTTTCCGCATGCAGTCGAATGACATCGAAATACATCAGCGCAATGCTGAACCCTGGAATGTAACGCTCATCGATACAGGCGAAAAGTCGATGACGGGCGGTCGCCTCAAGCGCGTGGCCCATTATCTGAACGGCGACACGTTTTGCTTTACCTATGGTGATGGCGTGTCCGACATCGATATCACGGCACTTATTGCGCACCACCGTGGTGCAGGTCGTAAGGCTACGGTTACGGCGATCCAACCGCCCGGCCGTTACGGCTCATTGTTGATCGAGAATGGTGCGGTTCAGCAATTCCAGGAAAAGCCGGCAGGTGATGGCGTGTGGATCAACGGAGGCTTCTTTGTGCTGGAACCTTCCGCTGTTAGCTATATTGAAGGCGATCTGACAATATGGGAGCAGGAGCCGCTCCAAACGCTTGCCCGAGAAAACCAGCTATCGGCCTACAAACATACCGGCTTCTGGCAAGCAATGGATACCCTGCGCGAAAAGAATCTACTTGAGGACATGTGGGCATCCGGCCATGCTCCGTGGAAGAGCTGGTAA
- a CDS encoding glycosyltransferase family 4 protein has protein sequence MALKIGFLTERLLLGYGVDLVVHEYASFLVKDGHSVTVFCQKLDSSVLRSYKVIDLSQQEAVTMTSSMSRNIINFAAYFNDCDIDVWIVNTPPFYDAIPLLHSPVVAVEYGTPPAHFFAPEIGRNLRASVAYRFKHVFPKLRSEDKILCISRSIQRWLPDKSRALSEVVYLGCDHYPKATTEEARQFREDLKFESDTVVVLWVGRVQVRTDEQPYKRFSEFLEIAERARLMQPKLRFVVVGRGGDEEATLLRERHIEPCLNLAANRMGAAFAGSDIFVSTSHWEGLNLPLLEAQYQGTPAIAYRHGPHTEVVRDNETGILVDDAEGLLKAILSLANDENERRRLASRAHAFAAGFSWERSAVELRAALMRALDRAEQRGATKRPAIDLSGSGLGVFVLRDTYNRHGFVFLLKRAILSLRFRLSRVLRRMGGGL, from the coding sequence ATGGCCTTGAAGATCGGCTTTCTGACAGAACGATTGCTTTTAGGCTACGGGGTCGATCTTGTGGTACATGAGTACGCGAGCTTCCTTGTCAAAGATGGTCATTCCGTAACGGTTTTTTGCCAGAAGCTTGATAGCTCTGTTCTGCGCTCGTACAAAGTGATCGATCTTTCCCAGCAGGAAGCAGTCACAATGACTAGCTCCATGTCTCGCAACATCATCAACTTCGCAGCCTATTTTAATGATTGCGATATCGATGTTTGGATTGTAAATACGCCACCGTTTTATGATGCAATACCCCTTTTGCATTCTCCAGTTGTAGCAGTTGAATATGGCACTCCACCTGCCCATTTTTTTGCGCCGGAAATAGGTCGCAATCTAAGGGCGTCCGTTGCTTATCGCTTCAAGCACGTATTTCCGAAGCTGCGGAGCGAAGACAAAATATTATGCATCTCGCGAAGCATCCAGCGCTGGCTGCCGGACAAATCGCGCGCATTATCAGAGGTTGTATATCTAGGCTGCGATCATTATCCAAAAGCGACAACCGAAGAAGCCCGGCAGTTCAGAGAGGATCTTAAATTCGAATCCGATACTGTCGTCGTTCTATGGGTCGGCCGCGTGCAAGTTAGGACAGACGAACAACCGTATAAGAGGTTTTCTGAATTCCTCGAAATTGCCGAACGCGCTAGGTTAATGCAGCCCAAGCTGCGCTTCGTCGTTGTCGGGCGCGGCGGGGACGAGGAGGCCACCTTGTTAAGGGAACGCCACATCGAACCTTGTCTTAACCTCGCGGCTAATCGAATGGGTGCGGCGTTTGCCGGCAGCGATATTTTCGTAAGTACGTCACATTGGGAAGGTTTGAATTTGCCACTACTGGAGGCTCAGTATCAGGGTACGCCTGCAATTGCCTATCGCCATGGTCCCCACACGGAGGTTGTTCGCGACAACGAGACAGGTATTCTTGTTGACGACGCCGAAGGTTTGTTAAAGGCGATACTTTCGCTTGCGAATGATGAGAATGAGCGCCGCCGACTAGCATCGCGCGCGCATGCTTTTGCTGCGGGTTTTTCTTGGGAAAGGAGTGCAGTCGAATTGAGAGCCGCACTCATGCGTGCCCTGGATCGTGCAGAGCAGCGTGGGGCGACAAAGCGACCGGCCATTGACTTGAGCGGTTCCGGCTTGGGTGTTTTTGTGCTGCGCGATACCTATAATCGTCATGGATTTGTTTTTCTTTTGAAAAGAGCCATTCTGTCCCTGCGCTTCCGCCTTAGTCGGGTCCTTCGGCGAATGGGCGGCGGCCTATGA